A portion of the Micromonospora vinacea genome contains these proteins:
- the rpoZ gene encoding DNA-directed RNA polymerase subunit omega, with amino-acid sequence MGSIANPEGITNPPIDELLEKTTSKYALVIFAAKRARQVNAYYSQLGEGLLEYVGPLVETTPQEKPLSIAMREINSGLLTAEPTDQP; translated from the coding sequence GTGGGATCCATCGCCAACCCCGAAGGCATCACCAACCCGCCGATCGACGAGCTCCTCGAGAAGACGACGTCGAAGTACGCGCTGGTCATCTTCGCCGCCAAGCGCGCGCGCCAGGTCAACGCCTACTACAGCCAGCTCGGTGAGGGTCTGCTGGAGTACGTCGGCCCGCTCGTCGAGACCACCCCGCAGGAGAAGCCCCTCTCGATCGCCATGCGCGAGATCAACTCGGGCCTGCTCACCGCCGAGCCGACCGACCAGCCGTAA
- the mihF gene encoding integration host factor, actinobacterial type: MPLPSLTPEQRAAALEKAAEIRKARAQLKEQLKQGKTTLGAVLERAESDDVVGKLKVSAVLQAMPGIGKIRATQIMEKLKIADSRRLRGLGEQQRKALLGEFAAN; the protein is encoded by the coding sequence GTGCCGCTCCCGTCACTGACCCCCGAACAACGCGCTGCCGCGCTCGAGAAGGCCGCGGAGATCCGCAAGGCCCGTGCTCAGCTGAAGGAGCAGCTCAAGCAGGGCAAGACCACCCTCGGTGCCGTCCTCGAGCGGGCCGAGAGCGACGACGTCGTTGGCAAGCTCAAGGTGTCGGCCGTCCTGCAGGCCATGCCGGGCATCGGCAAGATCCGGGCTACCCAGATCATGGAGAAGCTCAAGATCGCCGACAGCCGTCGCCTGCGTGGCCTCGGCGAGCAGCAGCGCAAGGCACTGCTTGGAGAGTTCGCCGCCAACTGA
- a CDS encoding adenosylmethionine--8-amino-7-oxononanoate transaminase codes for MTPEKILAADRAHVWHPYAALPPANPPYVVRGAEGVRLTLADGRELVDGMSSWWAAIHGYRHPVLDAAVTDQLGRMSHVMFGGLTHEPAVRLARTLVELTPDGLEHVFLADSGSVSVEVAVKMCLQYQRAVGRPQRRRLATWRGGYHGDTFHPMSVCDPEGGMHHLWGDVLPRQVFAPVPPGGFNDPPDDAYLAALVDTVERHADELAAVIVEPVVQGAGGMRFHHPGYLRVLREVTRAHGILLIFDEIATGFGRTGEMFAAEHAGVTPDVLCVGKALTGGYLTLAATLCTPEVARGISATGVLAHGPTFMGNPLACAVANASIGLLRAGDWAGQVARVGAGLRAGLEPLRGTPGVTDVRVLGAIGVVQLDHEVDLGAATAAAVEQGVWLRPFRDLIYTMPPYVTDDADLARIATGVAAAVAAG; via the coding sequence GTGACACCCGAGAAGATCCTGGCCGCCGACCGGGCGCACGTCTGGCACCCGTACGCCGCGCTGCCGCCGGCCAACCCGCCGTACGTGGTGCGCGGCGCCGAGGGGGTACGGCTGACCCTCGCCGACGGGCGGGAGTTGGTGGACGGGATGTCGTCCTGGTGGGCGGCGATCCACGGCTACCGGCACCCGGTGCTGGACGCGGCGGTGACCGACCAGCTCGGCCGGATGAGCCACGTGATGTTCGGCGGGCTCACCCACGAGCCGGCCGTGCGGCTGGCTCGGACGCTTGTCGAGCTGACCCCGGATGGCCTGGAGCACGTGTTCCTGGCCGATTCGGGCTCGGTGAGCGTCGAGGTGGCGGTGAAGATGTGCCTGCAGTACCAGCGGGCCGTCGGGCGGCCCCAGCGGCGCCGGCTGGCGACCTGGCGGGGTGGCTACCACGGCGACACGTTCCACCCGATGAGCGTCTGCGACCCGGAGGGCGGAATGCACCACCTCTGGGGCGACGTGCTGCCCCGGCAGGTGTTCGCCCCGGTGCCCCCGGGCGGCTTCAACGATCCGCCCGACGACGCGTACCTGGCGGCGCTGGTGGACACGGTCGAGCGGCACGCCGACGAACTGGCCGCCGTGATCGTCGAGCCCGTCGTCCAGGGCGCCGGTGGGATGCGCTTCCACCACCCGGGTTACCTGCGGGTGCTGCGCGAGGTGACCCGCGCGCACGGGATTCTGCTGATCTTCGACGAGATCGCCACCGGGTTCGGCCGTACCGGCGAGATGTTCGCCGCCGAGCACGCGGGGGTGACGCCGGACGTGCTGTGCGTGGGCAAGGCGCTGACCGGCGGGTACCTGACCCTCGCGGCGACCCTGTGCACCCCGGAGGTCGCCCGGGGCATCTCGGCGACCGGGGTGCTGGCGCACGGGCCCACGTTCATGGGCAACCCGCTGGCCTGCGCGGTGGCGAACGCCTCCATCGGGCTGCTGCGGGCCGGAGACTGGGCCGGACAGGTCGCCAGGGTCGGCGCCGGCCTGCGCGCCGGCCTGGAGCCCCTGCGCGGCACGCCGGGCGTGACCGACGTACGGGTGCTCGGCGCGATCGGCGTGGTCCAGCTCGATCACGAGGTCGACCTCGGCGCGGCGACCGCGGCAGCGGTCGAGCAGGGGGTGTGGCTGCGTCCGTTCCGCGACCTGATCTACACGATGCCGCCGTACGTCACCGACGACGCCGATCTGGCCCGGATCGCGACCGGGGTGGCGGCGGCGGTGGCGGCCGGCTGA
- the pyrF gene encoding orotidine-5'-phosphate decarboxylase — protein sequence MESFGTRLHRAITERGPLCVGIDPHPGLLAQWGLPDDVEGLDRFSRTVVEALGDRVAVVKPQSAFFERFGSRGVAILESTIRQLRDAGSLVLLDVKRGDIGSTVSAYAAAYLDPSSPVYVDAVTASPYLGVGSLAPMFELAAEHGGGVFVLALTSNPEGAAVQRAVTADGRTVAQTVIDEISQLNRGATPLGSFGLVVGATIGDTGHDLSGVGGPLLAPGLGAQGAGAADLRTVFGSSLASVLPSCSREVLSAGPDVAALRAAADRVLVDCRAVLPAR from the coding sequence ATGGAGAGCTTCGGTACCCGGCTGCACCGGGCGATCACCGAGCGGGGCCCACTGTGTGTGGGCATCGACCCGCATCCCGGTCTGCTGGCCCAGTGGGGCCTCCCGGACGACGTTGAGGGGCTCGACCGGTTCAGCCGGACCGTCGTGGAAGCCCTCGGTGACCGGGTTGCGGTAGTCAAGCCTCAGTCGGCCTTTTTCGAGCGGTTCGGGTCCCGAGGTGTGGCGATTCTTGAGTCAACTATCCGACAGTTACGAGATGCCGGCTCGCTCGTTCTGCTCGACGTCAAGCGCGGCGACATCGGCTCGACGGTGAGCGCGTACGCCGCGGCGTACCTTGATCCATCCAGCCCCGTGTATGTCGACGCGGTCACCGCGAGCCCCTACCTCGGGGTCGGTTCGCTGGCGCCGATGTTCGAGCTGGCCGCCGAGCACGGCGGCGGGGTGTTCGTGCTGGCCCTCACCTCCAACCCCGAGGGCGCTGCCGTGCAGCGGGCCGTCACGGCCGACGGCCGCACCGTGGCGCAGACCGTGATCGACGAGATTTCCCAGCTCAACCGGGGTGCGACCCCGCTGGGGAGCTTCGGTCTGGTGGTCGGCGCGACCATCGGTGACACCGGTCACGACCTCTCCGGTGTGGGGGGCCCACTGCTCGCTCCGGGGCTCGGCGCGCAGGGTGCCGGCGCAGCCGATCTGCGTACCGTCTTCGGTTCGAGTCTCGCCTCGGTGCTCCCGTCGTGCTCCCGGGAAGTGCTCTCGGCGGGCCCCGATGTGGCCGCGCTGCGGGCCGCCGCGGACCGCGTTCTGGTCGACTGCCGGGCCGTCCTGCCTGCCCGGTGA
- the coaBC gene encoding bifunctional phosphopantothenoylcysteine decarboxylase/phosphopantothenate--cysteine ligase CoaBC, protein MSASIVLGVGGGIAAYKACELLRLFTESGHRVRVVPTASALRFVGAPTWAALSGQPVADDVWTDVHEVPHVRLGKQADLVVVAPTTTDLLAKAAHGLADDLLTNTLLTARCPVLLAPAMHTEMWEHPATVANVATLRSRGVRVIEPAVGRLTGADTGKGRLPDPAEIFAVAGRLLARGDSAPADLAGRRVVITAGGTREPLDPVRFLGNRSSGKQGYAFARAAVARGARVTVIAANVGLADPAGVDLIRVGTTAELREATVKAAVEADAVVMAAAPADFRPATYAPGKIKKSDDGVAPTIELVTNPDIAAELGQRKRSEQVLVVFAAETGDAEANGRAKLARKRADLIVVNEVGPDLVFGADTNTVTVIGADGSVSRLPEQAKEDVADAVWDLVVARLPGRS, encoded by the coding sequence ATGTCCGCCTCGATCGTCCTCGGGGTCGGTGGCGGCATCGCCGCCTACAAGGCGTGCGAGCTGCTGCGACTCTTCACCGAATCGGGTCACCGGGTTCGGGTCGTGCCAACCGCGTCGGCGCTCCGCTTCGTTGGAGCGCCGACCTGGGCCGCGCTCTCCGGTCAACCGGTCGCCGACGACGTCTGGACCGACGTCCACGAGGTGCCGCACGTCCGGCTCGGTAAGCAGGCCGACCTGGTGGTGGTCGCGCCGACCACCACCGACCTGCTCGCCAAGGCCGCGCACGGCCTCGCGGACGACCTGCTGACCAACACCCTGCTGACCGCCCGCTGCCCGGTCCTGCTGGCCCCGGCCATGCACACCGAGATGTGGGAGCACCCCGCCACCGTGGCCAACGTCGCCACGCTGCGCTCCCGCGGTGTGCGGGTCATCGAGCCGGCCGTCGGTCGACTCACCGGCGCCGACACCGGCAAGGGCCGGCTGCCCGACCCCGCGGAGATCTTCGCCGTCGCCGGCCGGCTCCTGGCCCGCGGCGACTCCGCCCCGGCCGACCTGGCCGGCCGCCGGGTGGTCATCACCGCCGGTGGCACCCGCGAGCCCCTGGACCCGGTCCGTTTCCTGGGTAACCGCTCGTCGGGCAAGCAGGGGTACGCGTTCGCCCGCGCGGCGGTCGCCCGGGGCGCCCGGGTGACAGTGATCGCGGCCAACGTCGGCCTCGCCGACCCGGCCGGCGTCGACCTGATCCGGGTGGGCACCACCGCCGAGCTGCGGGAGGCGACCGTCAAGGCCGCCGTCGAGGCCGATGCGGTGGTGATGGCGGCGGCTCCGGCCGATTTCCGGCCCGCGACGTACGCGCCTGGCAAAATCAAGAAGTCGGACGACGGCGTCGCGCCCACCATCGAGCTCGTCACGAACCCGGACATCGCGGCGGAGCTCGGCCAGCGCAAACGATCAGAGCAGGTGCTGGTGGTGTTCGCCGCCGAGACCGGCGATGCAGAGGCCAACGGCCGGGCGAAGCTCGCCCGGAAGCGGGCCGACCTGATCGTGGTCAACGAGGTCGGCCCGGACCTGGTCTTCGGCGCCGACACCAACACGGTGACGGTCATCGGCGCGGACGGTTCGGTCAGCCGATTGCCCGAGCAGGCCAAGGAAGATGTGGCCGACGCCGTCTGGGATCTCGTCGTGGCGCGGCTCCCCGGCCGTTCCTGA
- the carB gene encoding carbamoyl-phosphate synthase large subunit, which translates to MPKRTDLKHILVIGSGPIVIGQACEFDYSGTQACRVLRSEGIRVSLVNSNPATIMTDPEFADATYVEPITPEFVELVIAKERPDAILATLGGQTALNTAVALHEAGVLEKYGVELIGANIDAINRGEDRQLFKEIVAKAGVRLGVDDPTGLVPRSRVCHSMDEVEATVAELGLPVVIRPSFTMGGLGSGMAHTPEDLARIAGDGLSASPVHEVLIEESVLGWKEYELELMRDRHDNVVVVCSIENIDPMGVHTGDSVTVAPAMTLTDREYQRLRDLGIAVLREVGVDTGGCNIQFAVNPVDGRIVVIEMNPRVSRSSALASKATGFPIAKIAAKLAIGYTLDEIPNDITLKTPAAFEPTLDYVVVKIPRFAFEKFPGADPELTTTMKSVGEAMSLGRNFTEALNKAMRSMETRSSGFWTTPDPAGVTLTDTLAALRIPHDGRLYTVERALRLGASIAEVAEASGGIDPWFLDQIAALIELRDEIVDAPVLDADLLRRAKRAGLSDRQLAALRPELAAEDGVRTLRHRLDVRPVYKTVDTCAAEFEATTPYHYSTYDLETEVVPSDRPKVLILGSGPNRIGQGIEFDYSCVHAVQALRTAGYETVMVNCNPETVSTDYDTADRLYFEPLTFEDVLEVWHAEDSSGRAAGGPGVVGVVVQLGGQTPLGLAQRLKNAGVPIVGTSPESIHLAEERGAFGAVLARAGLRAPAHGMATSYDEAKTIADEIGYPVLVRPSYVLGGRGMEIVYDDPTLRDYIGRATDISPDHPVLVDRFLDDAIEIDVDALCDADGEVYIGGVMEHIEEAGIHSGDSSCALPPITLAGSHLVEVRRYTEAIARGVGVRGLLNVQYALKDDVLYVLEANPRASRTVPFVSKATAVPLAKAAARIALGASIAELRAEGLLPATGDGGTMPADAPVAVKEAVLPFKRFRTRAGKGIDSLLGPEMKSTGEVMGIDTNFGHAFAKSQSAAYGSLPTAGKIFVSVANRDKRGMIFPIKRLADLGFEIVATAGTAEVLRRHGIACEQIRKHYQAGAGDDAVSLIGGGHVALVINTPQGSGASARSDGYEIRSAAVTADIPCITTVPGAAAAVMGIEARIRGDMQVRPLQDLHATLRAAQ; encoded by the coding sequence ATGCCTAAGCGGACCGATCTCAAGCACATCCTCGTGATCGGCTCCGGGCCGATCGTCATCGGGCAGGCCTGCGAGTTCGACTACTCCGGCACCCAGGCGTGCCGGGTGCTGCGCAGTGAGGGGATCCGGGTCAGCCTGGTCAACTCCAACCCGGCGACGATCATGACGGACCCGGAGTTCGCCGACGCGACCTACGTCGAGCCGATCACCCCGGAGTTCGTGGAGCTGGTCATCGCCAAGGAGCGCCCGGACGCGATCCTCGCGACTCTCGGCGGGCAGACCGCGCTGAACACGGCCGTCGCCCTGCACGAGGCCGGCGTCCTGGAGAAGTACGGCGTGGAGCTGATCGGCGCGAACATCGACGCCATCAACCGGGGCGAGGACCGGCAGCTGTTCAAGGAGATCGTGGCGAAGGCCGGCGTACGGCTGGGTGTCGACGACCCGACCGGGCTGGTGCCCCGCTCGCGGGTCTGCCACTCGATGGACGAGGTCGAGGCGACCGTCGCCGAGTTGGGCCTGCCGGTGGTGATCCGGCCGTCGTTCACCATGGGCGGCCTGGGCTCCGGCATGGCGCACACCCCGGAGGACCTGGCCCGCATCGCCGGTGACGGCCTGTCCGCCAGCCCGGTGCACGAGGTGCTCATCGAGGAGAGCGTGCTCGGCTGGAAGGAGTACGAGCTCGAGCTGATGCGCGACCGGCACGACAACGTGGTGGTGGTCTGCTCCATCGAGAACATCGACCCGATGGGCGTGCACACCGGCGACAGCGTGACCGTGGCGCCGGCCATGACGCTCACCGACCGGGAGTACCAGCGCCTGCGTGACCTGGGCATCGCCGTACTGCGTGAGGTCGGGGTCGACACCGGCGGCTGCAACATCCAGTTCGCGGTCAACCCGGTCGACGGCCGAATCGTCGTGATCGAGATGAACCCCCGGGTGTCGCGCTCCTCCGCGCTGGCCTCCAAGGCGACCGGCTTCCCGATCGCGAAGATCGCCGCCAAGCTGGCCATCGGTTACACCCTCGACGAGATCCCCAACGACATCACCCTGAAGACCCCGGCGGCGTTCGAGCCGACCCTCGACTACGTGGTGGTGAAGATCCCCCGGTTCGCGTTCGAGAAGTTCCCCGGCGCGGACCCGGAGCTGACCACCACCATGAAGTCGGTGGGCGAGGCCATGAGCCTGGGGCGTAACTTCACCGAGGCGCTGAACAAGGCGATGCGCTCGATGGAGACCCGATCATCTGGTTTCTGGACCACTCCAGACCCGGCGGGCGTCACCCTGACGGACACCCTCGCCGCGCTGCGGATCCCGCACGACGGCCGGTTGTACACGGTGGAGCGGGCGCTACGCCTGGGCGCGTCGATCGCCGAGGTCGCCGAGGCGTCCGGTGGGATCGACCCGTGGTTCCTGGACCAGATCGCCGCGCTGATCGAGCTGCGCGACGAGATCGTCGACGCGCCGGTGCTCGACGCCGACCTGCTGCGCCGCGCCAAGCGGGCCGGTCTGTCCGACCGGCAGCTCGCCGCGCTGCGCCCGGAGCTGGCCGCCGAGGACGGCGTACGGACCCTGCGGCACCGCCTCGACGTGCGCCCGGTCTACAAGACGGTGGACACCTGCGCGGCCGAGTTCGAGGCGACCACGCCGTACCACTACTCGACGTACGACCTGGAGACCGAGGTCGTGCCGTCGGACCGGCCGAAGGTGCTGATCCTGGGCTCCGGCCCGAACCGGATCGGGCAGGGCATCGAGTTCGACTACTCCTGCGTGCACGCGGTGCAGGCGTTGCGGACGGCCGGTTACGAGACCGTCATGGTCAACTGCAACCCGGAGACGGTTTCCACCGACTACGACACCGCCGACCGGCTGTACTTCGAGCCGCTGACCTTCGAGGACGTCCTGGAGGTCTGGCACGCCGAGGACTCGTCCGGCCGGGCGGCCGGCGGGCCGGGCGTGGTCGGAGTGGTCGTCCAGCTCGGCGGGCAGACCCCGCTGGGGCTGGCGCAGCGACTCAAGAACGCCGGCGTGCCGATCGTCGGCACCTCCCCGGAGTCGATCCACCTGGCCGAGGAGCGGGGCGCGTTCGGCGCGGTGCTGGCCCGCGCCGGGTTGCGCGCGCCGGCGCACGGCATGGCCACCTCGTACGACGAGGCCAAGACGATCGCCGACGAGATCGGCTACCCGGTGCTGGTCCGGCCGTCGTACGTGCTGGGCGGGCGGGGCATGGAGATCGTCTACGACGACCCGACGCTGCGCGACTACATCGGTCGGGCCACCGACATCTCCCCGGACCACCCGGTGCTGGTGGACCGGTTCCTCGACGACGCCATCGAGATCGACGTGGACGCGCTGTGCGACGCCGACGGTGAGGTCTACATCGGCGGCGTGATGGAGCACATCGAGGAGGCCGGCATCCACTCCGGCGACTCGTCCTGCGCGCTCCCGCCGATCACCCTGGCGGGCTCGCACCTGGTCGAGGTGCGCCGCTACACCGAGGCCATCGCCCGTGGCGTCGGCGTGCGCGGCCTGCTCAACGTGCAGTACGCCCTCAAGGACGACGTGCTCTACGTGCTGGAGGCCAACCCGCGGGCGTCGCGGACCGTCCCGTTCGTCTCCAAGGCCACGGCGGTGCCGCTGGCCAAGGCGGCGGCCCGGATCGCGCTCGGGGCGAGCATCGCCGAGCTGCGCGCCGAGGGCCTGTTGCCGGCGACGGGGGACGGGGGCACGATGCCCGCCGACGCTCCGGTCGCGGTCAAGGAGGCGGTGCTGCCGTTCAAGCGTTTCCGGACCCGCGCGGGCAAGGGGATCGACTCGCTGCTCGGGCCGGAGATGAAGTCGACCGGCGAGGTGATGGGCATCGACACCAACTTCGGGCACGCCTTCGCCAAGAGCCAGTCGGCCGCGTACGGGTCGCTGCCGACCGCCGGGAAGATCTTCGTCTCGGTGGCCAACCGGGACAAGCGCGGCATGATCTTCCCGATCAAGCGGCTGGCCGATCTGGGCTTCGAGATCGTCGCCACCGCCGGCACGGCCGAGGTGCTGCGCCGGCACGGCATCGCCTGCGAGCAGATCCGTAAGCACTACCAGGCCGGTGCGGGCGACGACGCGGTGTCGCTGATCGGCGGCGGCCACGTGGCGCTGGTGATCAACACGCCGCAGGGCTCGGGTGCCAGTGCCCGCTCCGACGGCTACGAGATCCGCAGCGCGGCCGTCACCGCGGACATCCCCTGCATCACCACGGTCCCCGGCGCCGCCGCGGCGGTGATGGGCATCGAGGCGCGGATCCGCGGCGACATGCAGGTCCGCCCCCTGCAGGACCTGCACGCCACCCTGCGGGCGGCCCAGTGA
- a CDS encoding quinone-dependent dihydroorotate dehydrogenase: MTVFEQAVRPWLFRLGGGDAEAAHEWTLRRLAALSRRPAALAALRARYAVDAPRTVFGVRFPNPVGLAAGMDKDGAALPAWPALGFGFVEVGTVTAHAQPGNPRPRLFRLPASEAVVNRMGFNNAGAAALAARLAALPRPLGVPLGISLGKSKVTPLDEAVEDYLASYRALRGHGDYFAVNVSSPNTPGLRSLQDRAHLDALLGALVGEKPVLVKIAPDLTEAAIAELLEVCVARGAAGVIATNTTLSRDGLAGGDVERGAQAGGLSGRPLTVRAREVVAFVHRETGGRLPIIGVGGVLDPDDAARMFDAGAALVQLYTGFIYRGPALVRAAARAAATTAASDPVAGR, translated from the coding sequence GTGACAGTGTTCGAGCAGGCGGTACGGCCGTGGTTGTTCCGGCTCGGTGGCGGCGACGCCGAGGCGGCGCACGAGTGGACACTGCGGCGGTTGGCGGCCCTGTCGCGGCGGCCGGCCGCGCTCGCCGCGCTGCGGGCCCGGTACGCGGTCGACGCGCCGCGCACCGTGTTCGGGGTGCGGTTCCCCAACCCGGTCGGGTTGGCCGCCGGCATGGACAAGGACGGGGCGGCGCTGCCGGCCTGGCCGGCGCTCGGCTTCGGTTTCGTGGAGGTCGGCACTGTCACCGCGCACGCCCAGCCGGGCAATCCCCGGCCGCGGCTGTTCCGGCTGCCGGCCAGCGAGGCGGTGGTCAACCGGATGGGCTTCAACAACGCCGGGGCCGCCGCGCTGGCCGCCCGGCTGGCGGCGTTGCCCCGCCCGCTCGGGGTGCCGCTGGGCATCTCGCTGGGCAAGTCCAAGGTGACCCCGCTGGACGAGGCGGTCGAGGACTACCTCGCCTCGTACCGGGCGCTGCGCGGGCACGGCGACTACTTCGCGGTGAACGTGTCCTCACCGAACACCCCGGGCCTGCGGTCGTTGCAGGATCGCGCCCACCTGGACGCGCTGCTCGGCGCGCTGGTGGGGGAGAAGCCGGTGCTGGTCAAGATCGCGCCGGACCTGACCGAGGCGGCGATCGCCGAGCTGCTGGAGGTCTGTGTGGCCCGGGGCGCCGCCGGGGTGATCGCCACCAACACCACGCTGTCCCGGGACGGGCTCGCCGGCGGTGACGTCGAGCGTGGCGCGCAGGCCGGTGGCCTCTCCGGCCGGCCGCTGACCGTGCGGGCCCGCGAGGTGGTCGCCTTCGTCCACCGGGAGACCGGCGGCCGGCTGCCGATCATCGGCGTCGGCGGGGTGCTGGACCCGGACGACGCGGCGCGGATGTTCGACGCCGGTGCCGCCCTGGTGCAGCTCTACACCGGCTTCATCTACCGGGGACCTGCCCTGGTCCGCGCCGCCGCCCGCGCGGCGGCCACCACGGCGGCATCGGACCCCGTCGCGGGCCGGTGA
- a CDS encoding guanylate kinase, translating to MSTDDEARPAARLTVLAGPSGSGRESVVELVRARSPSVWIPVAATTRPRRETEIDGVDRVFLAPAEFDRWIADGELLEWSRIGPHRRGTPYPPLRARLDAGQPVLLPLDLRGVPLVRARLPDARLVLLSPPGYAPGATVAAAAEHTLTHDHTERVVDELVGLLGSSYPDPAWSRVRG from the coding sequence GTGAGCACGGATGACGAGGCGCGCCCGGCGGCTCGGCTCACTGTCCTGGCTGGACCTTCGGGTTCCGGCAGGGAGAGTGTCGTCGAGCTCGTCCGGGCGCGTTCTCCGTCCGTGTGGATCCCGGTCGCGGCGACCACCAGGCCGCGCCGGGAAACGGAGATCGACGGGGTGGACCGCGTCTTCCTCGCCCCCGCCGAGTTCGATCGTTGGATCGCCGACGGCGAGCTGCTGGAGTGGTCCCGGATCGGGCCGCACCGCCGCGGCACCCCGTACCCACCGCTGCGCGCCCGGCTCGACGCCGGGCAGCCGGTGCTGCTCCCGCTCGACCTGCGCGGCGTCCCCCTGGTCCGCGCGCGTCTTCCCGATGCCCGACTGGTGCTGCTGAGCCCACCCGGGTACGCCCCCGGCGCAACGGTGGCCGCCGCCGCCGAGCACACGCTCACCCACGACCACACCGAACGGGTGGTCGACGAGCTGGTAGGCTTACTCGGTTCTTCTTATCCGGATCCGGCCTGGTCGCGCGTGCGTGGCTGA